The genomic region GCGGAACGCCGCGTTGGCGGTGGGCTTGCCCTCCTTGAGGGAGGGGAAGATCGTCGGCATCAGCGCCGAGCGCGGGGTCACCTCGACCTGGACGCCGCGGCCCTTGAGGTTCTCGACCTGGTTGAACGGCACCATCGGCATGATGTCGGCGCTGCCGGTCGCGACGTTCGCCATCCGGCCGGCGTCCTCGGTGACGGTCCGCATCACGACACCGTCGAGGTAGGGCTGCTCGGCGACGAAGTAGTCGTCGTTGCGCTCCAGCTTCACCTGGACGCCCTGGTCCCAGGTCACGAACTTGAACGGTCCGGTGCCCATCATGGTCTGGGCGTAGGTGTCCGAGGGCAGGTACTCCTGCTCGCTGGAGAGGATCGGGATCTGGGCCAGGATGCCGGCCAGCACGTCGTGGCGACGCGAGAGCGTGAGCACGACGGTCCGCTCGTCGGGGACGGCGACCTCGGTGATCGGGGAGAGGCCGGCGAACCAGATGGAGGCGTTCGCGGGGTCCAGCACGGTCTCGATGGTGAAGGCGACGTCCTCGGCGCTGAGCGCGGAGCCGTCGTGGAAGCTCACGCCCTCGCGGACCGGGATCGTGACGGTCAGCCCGTCCTTGCTCACGGTCGGCTCGGCGGTGGCCAGCTCGTTCTCCAGCCCGCCGTCCTCGGTCCAGCGGTAGAGCGTGTTGTAGACCAGCCCGACCAGGTTGTAGGTCCCGAAGACGTTGTACTTCAGGGGGTCCAGGCTGGTGGGGTTCGCCACCCAGTCCACGGTGACCGTGCCGCCGCGCTGCGGCGTCCCGTCGGACTCGGAGCTGCCGCCGCCTTCGCTGCCGCCGGAACCACAGCCCGCGAGGACGAGCGCGAGTGCACTCCCGACGACCGCCATGCGCCCGAGACGACGCCACCTGCGCTGAGAGCGCATGGACCACTCCTTCAGTTGTTCTTGCTGGTGGAACGATGTTCCATCTTGCGGAAGGAGGCTAGGGGGCCGGTGTGATCTGCGTCAACCACCTGATCGAGGCCCGATCACTGCCAGGCGTCGTCCACCCGGTGCTCGGCGAGCACGTACGTCGTCGCCA from Nocardioides pantholopis harbors:
- a CDS encoding ABC transporter substrate-binding protein, whose protein sequence is MRSQRRWRRLGRMAVVGSALALVLAGCGSGGSEGGGSSESDGTPQRGGTVTVDWVANPTSLDPLKYNVFGTYNLVGLVYNTLYRWTEDGGLENELATAEPTVSKDGLTVTIPVREGVSFHDGSALSAEDVAFTIETVLDPANASIWFAGLSPITEVAVPDERTVVLTLSRRHDVLAGILAQIPILSSEQEYLPSDTYAQTMMGTGPFKFVTWDQGVQVKLERNDDYFVAEQPYLDGVVMRTVTEDAGRMANVATGSADIMPMVPFNQVENLKGRGVQVEVTPRSALMPTIFPSLKEGKPTANAAFRRAVAWAIDRGKLVDTVFKGVAEPASTVLADGTPNWDAELGGTYGDSADLDQAKAALAESGVKEGTEIELIVRNEPLSVSMGTVIQANLRELGLDATLSPQESAAYLPKLVSGDFDLMMLSIEAGLSSGYTPMYAFSAMHSESSANYTGFADEELDRLLVEAIGAPADPAAAWRAVQERELEVVPLIPTVTARYVEAYSNRLKGHTASSLFSLRDLDRSWIED